CGAGATCCTCTACGTCGACCCGGCCGCCGAACACCGGGAGCTCGCGCGGGAGTTCGGGGCCATCACGGCCGAGTCCCTGGAGCCCGCCCCGGTCGGCTACGACATCGCCGTCGAGGCCACCGGTCGCGTCGACCAGCTCGCCCTCACCGTCAAGTCCCTTGCCCCGGAGGGGATCTGCGAGAGCGCCGGCAACCACTTCCGGCCCGGCGAGCTGCCCCTGCTCGACATGTACCTCACCGGCGTCACCCTGCGCATCGCCCGCGACAACGTCCGCGCCCACATCCCCGACGCGCTGGCCCTCGCCGCCTCCGGCAAGGTCACCCCCGAGAAGGTCGTCTCCCACGTCATCGACTGGGAGGACCTGCCGACGGCGCTGCCCGAGAAGCACCTCAAGCCGGTGTTCGTCCGGGCCGACGACTGAGCCCGCCCCCGCTGCCACCCCGTACCGAGAAAGCCGCGATGCACACATCCCTGCCCGAACCACCGACCACCGGGTCCACCGGAGCCACCGGGCCCATCGCCGAGGAGCTGGAACTCCGGAAGGCCGCCATCACCCGCCTCGGCACGGAACTGCGCGCCCTGGTGGAGGCCACCGTCCGCACCGACACCACCCCGGACACCCTCCGCCGGGTGGCCGACGGTGTGCGTCACCTCACCGGCGAGCTGACCGGGCGGCGGCGGGCGCGCGCCGAGATCCCCGACGTGGACGAGTTCCCGGCGGGGGCGCGGATGTACAGCCCAGTCGTCGGAGCGGGCAGCCCGCTGGCCCCGCCCGTGGTCATCACGCCCACCGGTGACGGGCTGCTGGGCCGCTGCACCCTCGGCATCGCCCACGAGGGCCCGCCCGGCTACGGCCACGGCGGCATGAGCGCGATGCTCCTGGACGAACTCATGGGCCGCGCCTGCGCGAACGCAGGCGCTCCGGGCCTGACCGTCTCCCTGGAGATCCGCTACCACCGCCCTGTCCCGCTGGAGACACCCCTGCGGATCCACGCCCGCGTCACGGGCAGGGAGCACCGCAAGATCCAGGTCACGGGCTCGATCACCACGGAGTCGGCCCCCGCCGTACCACTGGCGACGGGCGAGGCGCTCTTCGTCACGCCGGATCCCGAGCAGGCGCGCGTGCTGTTCCCGGGAATGCGGGAGGAAAAGTAGTCGGCCCACTCTGCCCGCGTGTTACTCCACCTTCCTCGACGGACTCGGCTCGTCGCCGTCGACCGTGACGCGATAGCGGCGGAACCCAGGGAAGACCAGGAGCAGCACGACAGCCGCCACGACGGTCAGGACACCGCCGCCCGTGACGGTCCACGTGACGCCGAGGGCGGCGCCGACCGAGCCGTGCAGGAGGTCACCCACCCGTGGCCCGCCGACGGCGACCACCGTGTCGATCCCCTGGAGCCGGCCGCGCATCCCGTCCGGGACGGCGGTCTGCAGCACGGTCTTCCGGAAGACGCCCAGCGCGAGGAGCGCACCGCCGGCGAGCAGCAGCCACGCCACCGCCGAGACCAGCGAGCGGGCCAACCCGAAGCCGGCGACGGCCGTTCCCCACACGCCGACCGACACCGCCACCGCGACACCGTGCCTGCCGATCCGGGTGAAGGCCCCGGAGAACAGCCCCGCCAGCACGCCACCGGCCGAGACGGCGGCGTACAGCACTCCGACGTCCGAAGGGCGGAAGGTCTCCGCGACGAGCTGCGGGAAAAGCGCCGTGGGCAGACCCAGGGACAGCGCGGCGAAGTCGGCGACATAGACCACCAGCAGCACCTGACGGCATGTCATCACCCGTACCCCCTCGGCAATCTGGCGCAGCCCCGCTGTCCGCCGCCGTTCTCCGTCGCTGTAGGGCGGAAGGGCGGGCAGCCGCCATACGGCCCACACCGTCGCGCAGACGGCGACGGCGTCCGCCAGATACAGCGTCCCGCTCCCGACTACGGGCAGCAGGCCGCTCGCCAGGACGGGGCCGACGATCCCGGCGGACAGGAGGACCGTCGACTGGAGGGCGTTGGCGGCGGGAAGCAGCTCGGGTCGTACCAGACGGGGTGTGACGGCCCTGCTGACCGTGGAGTTGGCGCCGAACAGCGCCTGTTGGACACCCACGACCACGAGCAGCACACCGACCGACCGCAGGTTCGCCCACGCCTGCGCCCACAACAGCAACGACGTCCCGCCGATGCCGATCGTGGTCACCAACAGCACCCGCCGCCGATCCCGCAGATCGGCGAGCACCCCTCCCCACAGCGCCGCAGCGGCCATCGGAACGAGCCCGACCAGAGCGGCCAGCCCCACATAGGCCGACGAACCGGAGAAGCCGTAGATCTGCAACGGCACGACCACCGCGGTGAGTTGAGCGCCCAGAGCGGTCACGATCCCGCCCACCCACAGCCGCCGAAACGCACCCACCCGCAGCGGCCGCACATCGACCAGCATCCGTTTCCCATGCACCATGACCCGAGGCTGCGGCTTCCCCCAGGGCCAAGGTCAACCAACCCGAGCAAGCACCTGACCGGCCAACTCCCCGGGACTCGACCCGCCGTCCAGGAACA
Above is a window of Streptomyces griseorubiginosus DNA encoding:
- a CDS encoding PaaI family thioesterase — translated: MHTSLPEPPTTGSTGATGPIAEELELRKAAITRLGTELRALVEATVRTDTTPDTLRRVADGVRHLTGELTGRRRARAEIPDVDEFPAGARMYSPVVGAGSPLAPPVVITPTGDGLLGRCTLGIAHEGPPGYGHGGMSAMLLDELMGRACANAGAPGLTVSLEIRYHRPVPLETPLRIHARVTGREHRKIQVTGSITTESAPAVPLATGEALFVTPDPEQARVLFPGMREEK
- a CDS encoding MFS transporter — translated: MVHGKRMLVDVRPLRVGAFRRLWVGGIVTALGAQLTAVVVPLQIYGFSGSSAYVGLAALVGLVPMAAAALWGGVLADLRDRRRVLLVTTIGIGGTSLLLWAQAWANLRSVGVLLVVVGVQQALFGANSTVSRAVTPRLVRPELLPAANALQSTVLLSAGIVGPVLASGLLPVVGSGTLYLADAVAVCATVWAVWRLPALPPYSDGERRRTAGLRQIAEGVRVMTCRQVLLVVYVADFAALSLGLPTALFPQLVAETFRPSDVGVLYAAVSAGGVLAGLFSGAFTRIGRHGVAVAVSVGVWGTAVAGFGLARSLVSAVAWLLLAGGALLALGVFRKTVLQTAVPDGMRGRLQGIDTVVAVGGPRVGDLLHGSVGAALGVTWTVTGGGVLTVVAAVVLLLVFPGFRRYRVTVDGDEPSPSRKVE